A part of Aquibium oceanicum genomic DNA contains:
- a CDS encoding DUF2282 domain-containing protein, which translates to MSTRTVVSAAYLAGVVATALSAGAITTAGTAQAQDKEKCYGVSMAGKNDCAAGPGTTCAGTSKVDYQGNAWTYVEKGTCTEIDLPGERMGSLEPLERDMPS; encoded by the coding sequence ATGTCGACGAGAACCGTAGTCAGCGCCGCCTATCTTGCGGGCGTCGTCGCGACCGCGCTTTCAGCGGGCGCCATCACCACCGCCGGCACCGCGCAGGCGCAGGACAAGGAAAAATGCTACGGCGTTTCCATGGCCGGCAAGAACGACTGCGCTGCGGGTCCCGGCACCACCTGCGCCGGAACCTCCAAGGTAGACTACCAGGGCAACGCCTGGACCTATGTCGAGAAAGGCACCTGCACCGAGATCGACCTGCCCGGCGAGCGCATGGGCTCGCTCGAGCCGCTCGAGCGCGACATGCCGTCGTAA